CAAGTCTCTGTCTGAGACGCTGTACAAGTTAGACCATAACAGAGCCACAGCCTCAGAGCTGGTCATTGATCCTCAGACACTGATCTCTTCATCTGAGACCGGCTCCGAGGATGACCAGTCATCTCGCCCGTAAGACACAGACTGCACACACAGATATCCACATTCAGTATTTACATGTATGTTATAATTCCagtgctctctttctctcttagATTGTTCAAGCAAGTGAGTAGTACTTTGCTCTCCAAGCCCACGTATCAAGCTCTGCTGAATCTATTAGACAACTATAGAAGGGTGTCAGGGGAAGCGGAGGATGTGACCTCACAGGAAGAGCAGGAGCAGGACACTTTCCTCCAAGAGGCCATGAACACTGATGTGGGCAGGGAGCTTTACAATTTCCTCCACTCTAAAGGTACAGTATATGTGACCACAAAACCCTTTTTCTGAATTTTAGTGACctcaatgtaataaaaaataatgtgattttacatattttagtatttattaaataatatttaaagaattaccattcaaaggtttggggtcagtataattttgaaagaaattaaaagttttatctAGAAAGGATACAATTCTTTGCTCAAAagagacagtaaagacatttataatgttgaaagatttgtttcaattttttgttttttttttcaacaggagctaattagcatattagaatgatttctgaaagatcatgtgacattgaagactggagtaatgtctgCTAAAacatcagctttgccatcacaggaataaattatattttaaaatatattaaaataggaaagcgcttttgaattgtaataatattccacaatattactgttttttgatcaaataaatgtagccatGGTGAGCATGACAATCTTCTTTTAAAACATCTTACCAatcccaaacttctgaatggtatatgcagtattaatattttactaatATTCTAGATTCTTTACTAGAAGAAAAGAGTTTTCTGAGTACTATCATTTGCACCACAAagttattaaaatgcaatttaaatagattatgcaaaatatttgaatttaaaccACTGGTTTTCAGGTATATACTCATCACAGAGCGAGTTTATCCAGGATCTGAAGATGATGTGGTTTGGTCTTTACTCTCGATCTAAAGGCAAAAAACTGGACTCCAGCGGGTTTGAGCACACCTTTGCAggtcagtctgtgtgtgtgtgtgtgtgtgtgtgtgtgtgtgtgtgtgtgtgattcgcTGTCAAACTGCTTATTATCTCCCTTTGGCTGACATGTATTGTGTCAAAAGGGGAAATTAAGAAAGGAAAGGTGTCTGGTTTCCACAACTGGCTGCAGTTTTATCTGAATGAGAAAGAGGGCCTCCTGAATTACTACAGCCATAGTTTTAATGGCCCTGTGAGTACTACTGAGCATGTGAATCAAAACAAACCAGTGCTAGTacaacatgcattttaaaagtcTGGATGTCTACTTGTATTACACGTGTTGATATAGTAAAAGCTAAGTTTCTCCTCTCTCTCAGTGGACCACATATCCTGATGTATTGGGAATGCAGTTTGAATGGGATGGCTATTTCAAAGAGGTTGGTTCTGCCTTCATTGGCTCTAGTCCTGAATTTGATCTGGCTATCTACAGTCTCTGCTACATCACCCGTCCTGGCAAGAAGTAAGTTGTCGTTTTTTGTTGTCTGCCTATGCATATTTATTCCTCCATCTGGCCATTCATCAAATGAATCtcattttgtttatatgagtaaatcaaatgtatatactcatgtgtttatctgtattctCAGGTGTTATGTGAGTCTGGGAGGAAACACTCTGGGCATTCAGACCTATACATGGGAAAACAGCAGCTATGGGGATGGAAAGAAGTACATTGCCTCCGCTTACCCTGCCTCACCATGATTCCCTGTCATCTGAACATCAGTATCAACAGACTCACAACCAAAACAACTCATATGTAATCTTCATTTTTTCTTGGTTGTTCGAGGTTGATGTTGAaccaaataaaacacaagaataGAAAAACACTCTCCCTGTCTGTATTTTtactaaaacataataatattcTTTCACACTCTCATTAGCTACAACTGTCAAAAGTGTACACATCTATTAGTCTGTTATTAGTCTGCACACCTGTATGTGTAGCAGTAAgactacagagagagagaaaaatgtgttaacgtcagtgatgggaataacggcgttataaataaacagcgttactaacggcgttattttttcagtaacaagtaatcaaacgaattactgtttctcCTGTTACAAcaccgttaccgttactgacaataaaatgcggcgttactataatttatagtattattatcattttatttttcagtttatctGAATGGATGCACAGTGTTGTATTTGCAtaccgtaaactctagtgtgaaggcgcacggctcgccgtcgctttgtctCACACGCGCAAAGAAAAATACAGAGCAAGATAGtttttcataacatgcagaagtgACGCGCTACACGCTACAtgttctttgttgtattttcctgtcaaaataacggagttcctttggaattcttcagctattaagaactgccggtttctccggtagtgggcggaactaatgcgcaagcgacaatctcattggctggtgcTCACCCATTATCGtgcctgttttgatttcagcaaattaattcgagcgaacgcagacaacatgattaatattcatgaacccaccagcccattaatccttagtgctttttatattgttattagtagtagaattcgtagtagttttgttatcttatcagtattatttttagtttttttttttatcgaaacactaaatgacaaacaatatcttaagcaccaccaccagtcctaagttcagtcaacatgacaaataattactaaagttatatcatcatataatgctaaattatcataatatcagattataatgcttgactgactgatgcaaagtgtcagatatttaaaaaaaaaaaaaaaaaaaactgtgccatTTAAACgtaagctttatatatataattggttgatactatttacaataatatattgaatttgatcggtgtctctcacattgtcccacagaaatattaaaatagattagtgtacaatgttttataataataatttattatatttagtgtccatttcattcatttaatattgggggcatccaagttatttgacatatttgattttttttttttaagtaacgctttccctggtaattagttacttttataatgatgtaactcagttactaactcagtaactatttgtgagaagtaactagtaactataactaattacttttttaaagtaacgtgcccaacactggttaacATGCA
The sequence above is drawn from the Onychostoma macrolepis isolate SWU-2019 chromosome 04, ASM1243209v1, whole genome shotgun sequence genome and encodes:
- the LOC131539412 gene encoding uridylate-specific endoribonuclease A-like isoform X1 — protein: MLKFETIIAVITVFPHLLFFHLLRLCQGFVSTSGANSFFILLPSQPSARVSDAEIKSLSETLYKLDHNRATASELVIDPQTLISSSETGSEDDQSSRPLFKQVSSTLLSKPTYQALLNLLDNYRRVSGEAEDVTSQEEQEQDTFLQEAMNTDVGRELYNFLHSKGIYSSQSEFIQDLKMMWFGLYSRSKGKKLDSSGFEHTFAGEIKKGKVSGFHNWLQFYLNEKEGLLNYYSHSFNGPWTTYPDVLGMQFEWDGYFKEVGSAFIGSSPEFDLAIYSLCYITRPGKKCYVSLGGNTLGIQTYTWENSSYGDGKKYIASAYPASP
- the LOC131539412 gene encoding uridylate-specific endoribonuclease A-like isoform X2, whose protein sequence is MKIILFLTITLISQGYSARVSDAEIKSLSETLYKLDHNRATASELVIDPQTLISSSETGSEDDQSSRPLFKQVSSTLLSKPTYQALLNLLDNYRRVSGEAEDVTSQEEQEQDTFLQEAMNTDVGRELYNFLHSKGIYSSQSEFIQDLKMMWFGLYSRSKGKKLDSSGFEHTFAGEIKKGKVSGFHNWLQFYLNEKEGLLNYYSHSFNGPWTTYPDVLGMQFEWDGYFKEVGSAFIGSSPEFDLAIYSLCYITRPGKKCYVSLGGNTLGIQTYTWENSSYGDGKKYIASAYPASP